Proteins from a single region of Apium graveolens cultivar Ventura chromosome 7, ASM990537v1, whole genome shotgun sequence:
- the LOC141671175 gene encoding F-box/kelch-repeat protein At3g23880-like isoform X2 has product MSSNQINNSGTMFRRQAKIVNSIDNDCPRLNNNNNSLVVRRARRFFKWGSGKIKFIPRVPVPRITNISCRNKKRKHKSRLPGFFHSQLRMMRGNSSSPVLKKSKKAMSLEKPKYLINYQFTSSSGPVLKRHGNRLRIHDLPKELLAEILIRLPVKDILRCRSVQKSWNYFVMSPVFISLQLNYQKQIVTGIYNPHYPKYLLFHEDDSLRLTVRFDDLQCEEYCKLEFLPGLPNDDVDVWFALSYGLICMSTILFTSCDHMRNIYLWNPLVKKYKTLPKSPLPSTKNRQAWEALAFGFLPEVDDYVVIHIIKPCLPPHPHSVIIGVYSLKTNSWKKSSQDNVFISTIISDPDNVVFINGVAFWVGVNSDKQRTLLCFDTKTDILCEISLPDWVAYLPLVPVIHQFGQSMAYFVWDEEVNHFDMWVLKYDHIDEFTWEKKMCVTPSKHVEEEVLGVRNNGQRKFLNREAKDI; this is encoded by the exons ATGAGCTCCAATCAAATCAATAACAGTGGTACGATGTTTAGAAGACAAGCGAAGATTGTTAATTCGATTGACAATGATTGTCCTCGATTGAATAACAACAACAATTCTTTGGTTGTTAGAAGAGCTCGTCGCTTTTTTAAGTGGGGGTCTGGGAAGATCAAGTTCATTCCAAGGGTTCCAGTTCCAAGGATTACTAATATTAGTTGTCGGAATAAGAAACGAAAGCATAAGTCCAGGCTTCCGGGATTTTTTCACTCGCAGCTCCGAATGATGAGAGGTAATTCTAGTTCTCCTGTTCTGAAAAAGTCGAAAAAAGCGATGAGTTTAGAGAAACCTAagtatttgattaattatcaattTACTAGTAGTAGTGGTCCGGTTTTGAAAAGGCACGGAAACAGGCTGCGTATTCACGACTTACCTAAGGAGCTACTAGCAGAAATTCTTATTAGACTGCCGGTTAAAGATATCTTGCGTTGTAGGTCCGTACAAAAGTCATGGAATTATTTCGTAATGTCTCCTGTGTTTATCAGCCTCCAATTAAATTATCAGAAGCAAATTGTTACCGGCATCTATAATCCTCATTATCCTAAATATCTTTTATTTCATGAGGATGATAGTTTACGTTTAACAGTACGTTTTGATGACTTGCAATGTGAAGAGTATTGCAAACTTGAATTTCTTCCTGGTTTGCCTAATGATGATGTTGATGTCTGGTTTGCTCTATCTTATGGTTTAATCTGCATGTCAACCATACTTTTCACTAGTTGCGATCATATGCGCAACATCTATCTATGGAATCCTCTCGTTAAGAAATACAAAACTCTTCCCAAATCACCTCTTCCCTCTACAAAAAACCGTCAGGCTTGGGAGGCTTTAGCTTTTGGCTTTTTACCTGAAGTCGATGATTATGTTGTCATACATATTATCAAACCTTGCTTGCCCCCACACCCCCACTCAGTCATCATTGGTGTTTATAGTCTAAAAACTAATTCTTGGAAGAAATCAAGTCAAGATAATGTATTTATTTCGACAATCATCAGTGATCCTGACAATGTTGTTTTCATTAATGGGGTTGCATTTTGGGTAGGGGTTAATTCGGATAAGCAAAGAACACTTTTGTGCTTTGATACCAAGACTGATATACTCTGTGAAATCTCATTGCCAGACTGGGTTGCATATCTGCCGCTTGTTCCTGTCATTCATCAATTTGGTCAATCTATGGCTTACTTCGTTTGGGATGAGGAGGTAAATCATTTTGACATGTGGGTATTGAAATACGATCATATAGATGAGTTTACGTGGGAGAAGAAGATGTGCGTCACTCCAAGTAAACATGTTGAGGAGGAAGTCCTGGGTGTAAGGAACAACG GTCAGAGAAAATTTTTAAATCGGGAAGCTAAAGACATTTGA
- the LOC141671175 gene encoding F-box/kelch-repeat protein At3g23880-like isoform X3, with protein sequence MSSNQINNSGTMFRRQAKIVNSIDNDCPRLNNNNNSLVVRRARRFFKWGSGKIKFIPRVPVPRITNISCRNKKRKHKSRLPGFFHSQLRMMRGNSSSPVLKKSKKAMSLEKPKYLINYQFTSSSGPVLKRHGNRLRIHDLPKELLAEILIRLPVKDILRCRSVQKSWNYFVMSPVFISLQLNYQKQIVTGIYNPHYPKYLLFHEDDSLRLTVRFDDLQCEEYCKLEFLPGLPNDDVDVWFALSYGLICMSTILFTSCDHMRNIYLWNPLVKKYKTLPKSPLPSTKNRQAWEALAFGFLPEVDDYVVIHIIKPCLPPHPHSVIIGVYSLKTNSWKKSSQDNVFISTIISDPDNVVFINGVAFWVGVNSDKQRTLLCFDTKTDILCEISLPDWVAYLPLVPVIHQFGQSMAYFVWDEEVNHFDMWVLKYDHIDEFTWEKKMCVTPSKHVEEEVLGVRNNDKFTGQ encoded by the exons ATGAGCTCCAATCAAATCAATAACAGTGGTACGATGTTTAGAAGACAAGCGAAGATTGTTAATTCGATTGACAATGATTGTCCTCGATTGAATAACAACAACAATTCTTTGGTTGTTAGAAGAGCTCGTCGCTTTTTTAAGTGGGGGTCTGGGAAGATCAAGTTCATTCCAAGGGTTCCAGTTCCAAGGATTACTAATATTAGTTGTCGGAATAAGAAACGAAAGCATAAGTCCAGGCTTCCGGGATTTTTTCACTCGCAGCTCCGAATGATGAGAGGTAATTCTAGTTCTCCTGTTCTGAAAAAGTCGAAAAAAGCGATGAGTTTAGAGAAACCTAagtatttgattaattatcaattTACTAGTAGTAGTGGTCCGGTTTTGAAAAGGCACGGAAACAGGCTGCGTATTCACGACTTACCTAAGGAGCTACTAGCAGAAATTCTTATTAGACTGCCGGTTAAAGATATCTTGCGTTGTAGGTCCGTACAAAAGTCATGGAATTATTTCGTAATGTCTCCTGTGTTTATCAGCCTCCAATTAAATTATCAGAAGCAAATTGTTACCGGCATCTATAATCCTCATTATCCTAAATATCTTTTATTTCATGAGGATGATAGTTTACGTTTAACAGTACGTTTTGATGACTTGCAATGTGAAGAGTATTGCAAACTTGAATTTCTTCCTGGTTTGCCTAATGATGATGTTGATGTCTGGTTTGCTCTATCTTATGGTTTAATCTGCATGTCAACCATACTTTTCACTAGTTGCGATCATATGCGCAACATCTATCTATGGAATCCTCTCGTTAAGAAATACAAAACTCTTCCCAAATCACCTCTTCCCTCTACAAAAAACCGTCAGGCTTGGGAGGCTTTAGCTTTTGGCTTTTTACCTGAAGTCGATGATTATGTTGTCATACATATTATCAAACCTTGCTTGCCCCCACACCCCCACTCAGTCATCATTGGTGTTTATAGTCTAAAAACTAATTCTTGGAAGAAATCAAGTCAAGATAATGTATTTATTTCGACAATCATCAGTGATCCTGACAATGTTGTTTTCATTAATGGGGTTGCATTTTGGGTAGGGGTTAATTCGGATAAGCAAAGAACACTTTTGTGCTTTGATACCAAGACTGATATACTCTGTGAAATCTCATTGCCAGACTGGGTTGCATATCTGCCGCTTGTTCCTGTCATTCATCAATTTGGTCAATCTATGGCTTACTTCGTTTGGGATGAGGAGGTAAATCATTTTGACATGTGGGTATTGAAATACGATCATATAGATGAGTTTACGTGGGAGAAGAAGATGTGCGTCACTCCAAGTAAACATGTTGAGGAGGAAGTCCTGGGTGTAAGGAACAACG ACAAGTTTACGGGGCAATGA
- the LOC141672004 gene encoding uncharacterized protein LOC141672004 isoform X2, translating to MRSENEDQISRRDCVIKQVKIVNNNSNNDCPRLSVRPGSNSFSGIKYNFWAGSRRIRIREPNTSLNPIDNRINTSSSTRNSKKKRRKIYNIRSKPRRRLLVAGFFQAQIRMMKSKHQRKMTYNRSTGTSVPNRISSCGSTSSSSVLIKRKGKMTYNRSTGTSVPNRTSSCGSTSSSSVLIKRKGKITLIDNASPILKKHRKIPDNLNGRTIDDLPKELLAEILKRLPVKYILRCRMFMRGIVQHLILKTLRSTVALLAARGRGKSAALGLAISGAIAAGYSHISVTAPSPENLKTLFEFICKGFDTLDYKYIQPHEHEKLSQVELLVVHEAAASPLPVVKSLLGPYLVFFSSTVNGYEGTGRSLSLKLLQRLEEQSRVSTKKSSESSLSGHLFKKIELDESIRYASGDPIESWLHTLLCLDVTSYIPNISRFVLKDRFLVVRPKKVYLRVISPMETKFLGNLQSSSGTWYFQLSQVLVLCT from the exons ATGAGGTCAGAGAATGAGGATCAAATTAGCAGGAGAGATTGTGTGATTAAGCAAGTGAAGATCGTAAACAATAACTCGAATAATGATTGTCCTCGATTGAGTGTTCGTCCCGGATCGAATAGCTTTTCTGGGATTAAGTATAACTTTTGGGCAGGTAGTAGAAGAATAAGAATAAGGGAGCCAAACACGTCCCTGAACCCGATTGATAACCGAATTAATACTAGTAGTAGTACTCGTAATTCGAAGAAGAAGAGAAGGAAGATATACAATATAAGGTCAAAGCCGCGAAGGAGGTTATTGGTAGCGGGATTTTTCCAGGCTCAGATCCGGATGATGAAATCGAAGCACCAGCGGAAGATGACTTATAATCGAAGCACCGGGACCTCAGTGCCTAATCGAATTAGTAGTTGTGGTAGTACTAGTAGTAGTTCTGTTTTGATCAAGCGAAAGGGGAAGATGACTTATAATCGAAGCACCGGGACCTCAGTGCCTAATCGAACTAGTAGTTGTGGTAGTACTAGTAGTAGTTCTGTTTTGATCAAGCGAAAGGGGAAGATAACCTTGATTGACAATGCTTCTCCAATTCTTAAAAAGCACAGGAAAATACCTGACAATCTCAATGGGAGGACGATTGACGACTTGCCTAAGGAATTGCTAGCAGAAATTCTTAAAAGGTTGCCTGTAAAATATATCTTGCGTTGTAG GATGTTCATGAGAGGTATCGTACAACATCTCATTCTGAAAACACTTCGTAGCACAGTTGCTTTGCTTGCTGCTCGTGGTCGTGGAAAGTCTGCAGCACTTGGTCTTGCAATTTCTGGAGCTATTGCTGCAGG GTATTCCCATATCTCTGTTACTGCACCTAGCCCTGAGAATCTGAAAACTTTGTTTGAGTTTATATGCAAGGGATTTGATACGCTGGATTATAAG TATATACAACCACATGAACATGAAAAACTTTCCCAAGTTGAACTGCTGGTGGTTCATGAAGCTGCAGCATCACCGTTGCCAGTTGTGAAGTCGTTGCTTGGTCCTTACCTGGTCTTTTTTTCTTCTACAGTTAATGG TTATGAAGGCACGGGGAGGTCCTTATCGTTGAAGCTACTACAGCGGTTGGAGGAGCAAAGCCGCGTCTCAACCAAAAAAAGCTCTGAAAGCTCTCTTTCTG GTCATCTTTTTAAGAAGATTGAATTGGATGAATCTATTAGATATGCATCTGGTGATCCCATTGAGTCTTGGCTTCACACGTTACTTTGTTTGGATGTAACCAGCTATATTCCCAATATTAGCAG GTTTGTCTTGAAGGACAGATTCCTAGTAGTTCGGCCAAAAAAAGTTTATCTGAGGGTCATCAGCCCTATGGAGACCAAATTCCTTGGAAATCTGCAGAGCAGTTCAGGGACATGGTATTTCCAACTCTCTCAGGTGCTCGTATTGTGCACATAG
- the LOC141671175 gene encoding F-box/kelch-repeat protein At3g23880-like isoform X1, translating to MSSNQINNSGTMFRRQAKIVNSIDNDCPRLNNNNNSLVVRRARRFFKWGSGKIKFIPRVPVPRITNISCRNKKRKHKSRLPGFFHSQLRMMRGNSSSPVLKKSKKAMSLEKPKYLINYQFTSSSGPVLKRHGNRLRIHDLPKELLAEILIRLPVKDILRCRSVQKSWNYFVMSPVFISLQLNYQKQIVTGIYNPHYPKYLLFHEDDSLRLTVRFDDLQCEEYCKLEFLPGLPNDDVDVWFALSYGLICMSTILFTSCDHMRNIYLWNPLVKKYKTLPKSPLPSTKNRQAWEALAFGFLPEVDDYVVIHIIKPCLPPHPHSVIIGVYSLKTNSWKKSSQDNVFISTIISDPDNVVFINGVAFWVGVNSDKQRTLLCFDTKTDILCEISLPDWVAYLPLVPVIHQFGQSMAYFVWDEEVNHFDMWVLKYDHIDEFTWEKKMCVTPSKHVEEEVLGVRNNGDPIFAKSNNLISYSLESHQANGFVDSWDRWTSNSPYNEGNRAPYYVIRPFVESLVLLND from the coding sequence ATGAGCTCCAATCAAATCAATAACAGTGGTACGATGTTTAGAAGACAAGCGAAGATTGTTAATTCGATTGACAATGATTGTCCTCGATTGAATAACAACAACAATTCTTTGGTTGTTAGAAGAGCTCGTCGCTTTTTTAAGTGGGGGTCTGGGAAGATCAAGTTCATTCCAAGGGTTCCAGTTCCAAGGATTACTAATATTAGTTGTCGGAATAAGAAACGAAAGCATAAGTCCAGGCTTCCGGGATTTTTTCACTCGCAGCTCCGAATGATGAGAGGTAATTCTAGTTCTCCTGTTCTGAAAAAGTCGAAAAAAGCGATGAGTTTAGAGAAACCTAagtatttgattaattatcaattTACTAGTAGTAGTGGTCCGGTTTTGAAAAGGCACGGAAACAGGCTGCGTATTCACGACTTACCTAAGGAGCTACTAGCAGAAATTCTTATTAGACTGCCGGTTAAAGATATCTTGCGTTGTAGGTCCGTACAAAAGTCATGGAATTATTTCGTAATGTCTCCTGTGTTTATCAGCCTCCAATTAAATTATCAGAAGCAAATTGTTACCGGCATCTATAATCCTCATTATCCTAAATATCTTTTATTTCATGAGGATGATAGTTTACGTTTAACAGTACGTTTTGATGACTTGCAATGTGAAGAGTATTGCAAACTTGAATTTCTTCCTGGTTTGCCTAATGATGATGTTGATGTCTGGTTTGCTCTATCTTATGGTTTAATCTGCATGTCAACCATACTTTTCACTAGTTGCGATCATATGCGCAACATCTATCTATGGAATCCTCTCGTTAAGAAATACAAAACTCTTCCCAAATCACCTCTTCCCTCTACAAAAAACCGTCAGGCTTGGGAGGCTTTAGCTTTTGGCTTTTTACCTGAAGTCGATGATTATGTTGTCATACATATTATCAAACCTTGCTTGCCCCCACACCCCCACTCAGTCATCATTGGTGTTTATAGTCTAAAAACTAATTCTTGGAAGAAATCAAGTCAAGATAATGTATTTATTTCGACAATCATCAGTGATCCTGACAATGTTGTTTTCATTAATGGGGTTGCATTTTGGGTAGGGGTTAATTCGGATAAGCAAAGAACACTTTTGTGCTTTGATACCAAGACTGATATACTCTGTGAAATCTCATTGCCAGACTGGGTTGCATATCTGCCGCTTGTTCCTGTCATTCATCAATTTGGTCAATCTATGGCTTACTTCGTTTGGGATGAGGAGGTAAATCATTTTGACATGTGGGTATTGAAATACGATCATATAGATGAGTTTACGTGGGAGAAGAAGATGTGCGTCACTCCAAGTAAACATGTTGAGGAGGAAGTCCTGGGTGTAAGGAACAACGGTGATCCAATCTTTGCAAAATCTAATAATTTGATTTCATATAGTCTTGAGAGCCATCAAGCAAATGGTTTCGTTGATTCATGGGATCGTTGGACTTCCAATTCCCCATACAATGAAGGCAATAGAGCACCTTATTATGTCATTAGGCCTTTTGTGGAGAGTTTGGTTTTGCTTAATGATTGA
- the LOC141672004 gene encoding uncharacterized protein LOC141672004 isoform X4 has translation MRSENEDQISRRDCVIKQVKIVNNNSNNDCPRLSVRPGSNSFSGIKYNFWAGSRRIRIREPNTSLNPIDNRINTSSSTRNSKKKRRKIYNIRSKPRRRLLVAGFFQAQIRMMKSKHQRKMTYNRSTGTSVPNRISSCGSTSSSSVLIKRKGKMTYNRSTGTSVPNRTSSCGSTSSSSVLIKRKGKITLIDNASPILKKHRKIPDNLNGRTIDDLPKELLAEILKRLPVKYILRCRMFMRGIVQHLILKTLRSTVALLAARGRGKSAALGLAISGAIAAGYSHISVTAPSPENLKTLFEFICKGFDTLDYKEHLDYDIVQSNNPDFKKATVRINVYKQHRQTIQYIQPHEHEKLSQVELLVVHEAAASPLPVVKSLLGPYLVFFSSTVNGYEGTGRSLSLKLLQRLEEQSRVSTKKSSESSLSGLS, from the exons ATGAGGTCAGAGAATGAGGATCAAATTAGCAGGAGAGATTGTGTGATTAAGCAAGTGAAGATCGTAAACAATAACTCGAATAATGATTGTCCTCGATTGAGTGTTCGTCCCGGATCGAATAGCTTTTCTGGGATTAAGTATAACTTTTGGGCAGGTAGTAGAAGAATAAGAATAAGGGAGCCAAACACGTCCCTGAACCCGATTGATAACCGAATTAATACTAGTAGTAGTACTCGTAATTCGAAGAAGAAGAGAAGGAAGATATACAATATAAGGTCAAAGCCGCGAAGGAGGTTATTGGTAGCGGGATTTTTCCAGGCTCAGATCCGGATGATGAAATCGAAGCACCAGCGGAAGATGACTTATAATCGAAGCACCGGGACCTCAGTGCCTAATCGAATTAGTAGTTGTGGTAGTACTAGTAGTAGTTCTGTTTTGATCAAGCGAAAGGGGAAGATGACTTATAATCGAAGCACCGGGACCTCAGTGCCTAATCGAACTAGTAGTTGTGGTAGTACTAGTAGTAGTTCTGTTTTGATCAAGCGAAAGGGGAAGATAACCTTGATTGACAATGCTTCTCCAATTCTTAAAAAGCACAGGAAAATACCTGACAATCTCAATGGGAGGACGATTGACGACTTGCCTAAGGAATTGCTAGCAGAAATTCTTAAAAGGTTGCCTGTAAAATATATCTTGCGTTGTAG GATGTTCATGAGAGGTATCGTACAACATCTCATTCTGAAAACACTTCGTAGCACAGTTGCTTTGCTTGCTGCTCGTGGTCGTGGAAAGTCTGCAGCACTTGGTCTTGCAATTTCTGGAGCTATTGCTGCAGG GTATTCCCATATCTCTGTTACTGCACCTAGCCCTGAGAATCTGAAAACTTTGTTTGAGTTTATATGCAAGGGATTTGATACGCTGGATTATAAG GAGCATTTGGATTATGATATTGTGCAAAGCAACAATCCAGATTTCAAGAAAGCCACTGTGAGAATCAATGTTTACAAACAACACAGACAAACGATTCAG TATATACAACCACATGAACATGAAAAACTTTCCCAAGTTGAACTGCTGGTGGTTCATGAAGCTGCAGCATCACCGTTGCCAGTTGTGAAGTCGTTGCTTGGTCCTTACCTGGTCTTTTTTTCTTCTACAGTTAATGG TTATGAAGGCACGGGGAGGTCCTTATCGTTGAAGCTACTACAGCGGTTGGAGGAGCAAAGCCGCGTCTCAACCAAAAAAAGCTCTGAAAGCTCTCTTTCTG GTTTGTCTTGA
- the LOC141672004 gene encoding uncharacterized protein LOC141672004 isoform X1, which produces MRSENEDQISRRDCVIKQVKIVNNNSNNDCPRLSVRPGSNSFSGIKYNFWAGSRRIRIREPNTSLNPIDNRINTSSSTRNSKKKRRKIYNIRSKPRRRLLVAGFFQAQIRMMKSKHQRKMTYNRSTGTSVPNRISSCGSTSSSSVLIKRKGKMTYNRSTGTSVPNRTSSCGSTSSSSVLIKRKGKITLIDNASPILKKHRKIPDNLNGRTIDDLPKELLAEILKRLPVKYILRCRMFMRGIVQHLILKTLRSTVALLAARGRGKSAALGLAISGAIAAGYSHISVTAPSPENLKTLFEFICKGFDTLDYKEHLDYDIVQSNNPDFKKATVRINVYKQHRQTIQYIQPHEHEKLSQVELLVVHEAAASPLPVVKSLLGPYLVFFSSTVNGYEGTGRSLSLKLLQRLEEQSRVSTKKSSESSLSGHLFKKIELDESIRYASGDPIESWLHTLLCLDVTSYIPNISRFVLKDRFLVVRPKKVYLRVISPMETKFLGNLQSSSGTWYFQLSQVLVLCT; this is translated from the exons ATGAGGTCAGAGAATGAGGATCAAATTAGCAGGAGAGATTGTGTGATTAAGCAAGTGAAGATCGTAAACAATAACTCGAATAATGATTGTCCTCGATTGAGTGTTCGTCCCGGATCGAATAGCTTTTCTGGGATTAAGTATAACTTTTGGGCAGGTAGTAGAAGAATAAGAATAAGGGAGCCAAACACGTCCCTGAACCCGATTGATAACCGAATTAATACTAGTAGTAGTACTCGTAATTCGAAGAAGAAGAGAAGGAAGATATACAATATAAGGTCAAAGCCGCGAAGGAGGTTATTGGTAGCGGGATTTTTCCAGGCTCAGATCCGGATGATGAAATCGAAGCACCAGCGGAAGATGACTTATAATCGAAGCACCGGGACCTCAGTGCCTAATCGAATTAGTAGTTGTGGTAGTACTAGTAGTAGTTCTGTTTTGATCAAGCGAAAGGGGAAGATGACTTATAATCGAAGCACCGGGACCTCAGTGCCTAATCGAACTAGTAGTTGTGGTAGTACTAGTAGTAGTTCTGTTTTGATCAAGCGAAAGGGGAAGATAACCTTGATTGACAATGCTTCTCCAATTCTTAAAAAGCACAGGAAAATACCTGACAATCTCAATGGGAGGACGATTGACGACTTGCCTAAGGAATTGCTAGCAGAAATTCTTAAAAGGTTGCCTGTAAAATATATCTTGCGTTGTAG GATGTTCATGAGAGGTATCGTACAACATCTCATTCTGAAAACACTTCGTAGCACAGTTGCTTTGCTTGCTGCTCGTGGTCGTGGAAAGTCTGCAGCACTTGGTCTTGCAATTTCTGGAGCTATTGCTGCAGG GTATTCCCATATCTCTGTTACTGCACCTAGCCCTGAGAATCTGAAAACTTTGTTTGAGTTTATATGCAAGGGATTTGATACGCTGGATTATAAG GAGCATTTGGATTATGATATTGTGCAAAGCAACAATCCAGATTTCAAGAAAGCCACTGTGAGAATCAATGTTTACAAACAACACAGACAAACGATTCAG TATATACAACCACATGAACATGAAAAACTTTCCCAAGTTGAACTGCTGGTGGTTCATGAAGCTGCAGCATCACCGTTGCCAGTTGTGAAGTCGTTGCTTGGTCCTTACCTGGTCTTTTTTTCTTCTACAGTTAATGG TTATGAAGGCACGGGGAGGTCCTTATCGTTGAAGCTACTACAGCGGTTGGAGGAGCAAAGCCGCGTCTCAACCAAAAAAAGCTCTGAAAGCTCTCTTTCTG GTCATCTTTTTAAGAAGATTGAATTGGATGAATCTATTAGATATGCATCTGGTGATCCCATTGAGTCTTGGCTTCACACGTTACTTTGTTTGGATGTAACCAGCTATATTCCCAATATTAGCAG GTTTGTCTTGAAGGACAGATTCCTAGTAGTTCGGCCAAAAAAAGTTTATCTGAGGGTCATCAGCCCTATGGAGACCAAATTCCTTGGAAATCTGCAGAGCAGTTCAGGGACATGGTATTTCCAACTCTCTCAGGTGCTCGTATTGTGCACATAG
- the LOC141672004 gene encoding uncharacterized protein LOC141672004 isoform X3, which yields MRSENEDQISRRDCVIKQVKIVNNNSNNDCPRLSVRPGSNSFSGIKYNFWAGSRRIRIREPNTSLNPIDNRINTSSSTRNSKKKRRKIYNIRSKPRRRLLVAGFFQAQIRMMKSKHQRKMTYNRSTGTSVPNRISSCGSTSSSSVLIKRKGKMTYNRSTGTSVPNRTSSCGSTSSSSVLIKRKGKITLIDNASPILKKHRKIPDNLNGRTIDDLPKELLAEILKRLPVKYILRCRMFMRGIVQHLILKTLRSTVALLAARGRGKSAALGLAISGAIAAGYSHISVTAPSPENLKTLFEFICKGFDTLDYKEHLDYDIVQSNNPDFKKATVRINVYKQHRQTIQVCLEGQIPSSSAKKSLSEGHQPYGDQIPWKSAEQFRDMVFPTLSGARIVHIATHPNAMKLGYGSTAVELLTRYFEGQFTTRSEVDDEFASEI from the exons ATGAGGTCAGAGAATGAGGATCAAATTAGCAGGAGAGATTGTGTGATTAAGCAAGTGAAGATCGTAAACAATAACTCGAATAATGATTGTCCTCGATTGAGTGTTCGTCCCGGATCGAATAGCTTTTCTGGGATTAAGTATAACTTTTGGGCAGGTAGTAGAAGAATAAGAATAAGGGAGCCAAACACGTCCCTGAACCCGATTGATAACCGAATTAATACTAGTAGTAGTACTCGTAATTCGAAGAAGAAGAGAAGGAAGATATACAATATAAGGTCAAAGCCGCGAAGGAGGTTATTGGTAGCGGGATTTTTCCAGGCTCAGATCCGGATGATGAAATCGAAGCACCAGCGGAAGATGACTTATAATCGAAGCACCGGGACCTCAGTGCCTAATCGAATTAGTAGTTGTGGTAGTACTAGTAGTAGTTCTGTTTTGATCAAGCGAAAGGGGAAGATGACTTATAATCGAAGCACCGGGACCTCAGTGCCTAATCGAACTAGTAGTTGTGGTAGTACTAGTAGTAGTTCTGTTTTGATCAAGCGAAAGGGGAAGATAACCTTGATTGACAATGCTTCTCCAATTCTTAAAAAGCACAGGAAAATACCTGACAATCTCAATGGGAGGACGATTGACGACTTGCCTAAGGAATTGCTAGCAGAAATTCTTAAAAGGTTGCCTGTAAAATATATCTTGCGTTGTAG GATGTTCATGAGAGGTATCGTACAACATCTCATTCTGAAAACACTTCGTAGCACAGTTGCTTTGCTTGCTGCTCGTGGTCGTGGAAAGTCTGCAGCACTTGGTCTTGCAATTTCTGGAGCTATTGCTGCAGG GTATTCCCATATCTCTGTTACTGCACCTAGCCCTGAGAATCTGAAAACTTTGTTTGAGTTTATATGCAAGGGATTTGATACGCTGGATTATAAG GAGCATTTGGATTATGATATTGTGCAAAGCAACAATCCAGATTTCAAGAAAGCCACTGTGAGAATCAATGTTTACAAACAACACAGACAAACGATTCAG GTTTGTCTTGAAGGACAGATTCCTAGTAGTTCGGCCAAAAAAAGTTTATCTGAGGGTCATCAGCCCTATGGAGACCAAATTCCTTGGAAATCTGCAGAGCAGTTCAGGGACATGGTATTTCCAACTCTCTCAGGTGCTCGTATTGTGCACATAGCCACACATCCAAATGCAATGAAG CTTGGATATGGTTCAACGGCTGTGGAACTTTTGACAAG GTATTTTGAAGGACAATTCACTACTAGATCTGAAGTTGATGATGAATTTGCCTCCGAGATATGA